One genomic segment of Choristoneura fumiferana chromosome Z, NRCan_CFum_1, whole genome shotgun sequence includes these proteins:
- the LOC141428160 gene encoding uncharacterized protein: protein MFKKLKDKLAEEVKSSPQRIQQFAQAAQAAVTSASSSISDITNNDLFSIGDNDNSQSRSIRTPTSLVRASEQNMFQDVSLMQPASGMQANTEEIDFPQRHDQSDGQHQRRLSNSSFASDVSFRLPSYESPSLYHLQSDMEVSASEAEERGFSSGTASLDRVTKEQLYAAYKRTQQRYEKYRTQYADLARHYKFLERDNAKARSVLVETQDKALRRISELREQCTLEQSAKAHLEKALRLEIDERNMKIESLNTKISFMQNNLENKNLPQNDSKNEDEVVKESVKELQLIDFSGTNDRKTSGDDGTDAVLNSKTEKLEQLVSKYKESLKQSKEKNAQLTTELHILSIEVENKKKENEQLKESTTHLTEARQKILELQEINEEFQNKLNTYEFNKMKEKSTLELDLQKALEEIEKLRGKVEVFNKREEEYAISLAENKLSIHKELETKEAEIKSLKDNLTASKNEIQSLNIVVTDYKTKLSVMEDEKNKLNSDVNDLNSLKTKLTEKESKIKDLEQKCKSLEQSKAKADEEYKCLQLQHKQETAEKLAMIDRNVYLETKNTQLAEENAKKSLQIIELESKLLKRDNECNENQNIEESSFERNKILEELESWRNKYYTMESEIQDERDELVKLQSEIEKLLQNHEVIQRQNSELLDSVSKLTIENTNLKQNNDKINKKCLELANSIQSLKGTLSLTCEEAKLLKNNNETMILNLSDKIIELTTAMKENELGHQIKFDNLKHDYEVLQKTRDEIEDRFKSTKIDLIACQEDNNQLQIQIQAAISENTTILEKIKIYENNHEINLSALSKIKEDKTTLLLKIDELESLNKSLQDTITREKEQNSPLHDKLPLLEKEQQILLQKLKYIEDENDKLKTAVTELDVVKAENQELLVKNKISEDKQVYIEKLEDDVKALSQENTSLKNQSQSIAVNLKALEEEISDVRKSHAEIESEKDHLNATIKKLEESENAKKIKSAVEIQTDETSSTINYIVEENKILKDKCEQFKQEKETLYEKCIGVENEKDTLLTDIATQNSYYNELDEEIKSLKLTNSELLIKISELERVCNELNTKAAENIELADKFTSLKTEYDTLKNENRHLSSDIEGLQTYLAKISKENGTLNDKVRELITSSEHVDQNHTSRDLNELQNVKSDTDKMNDLLRENTLLVEENLELKDQLRSQNYAETPNSNSKSFNAESELDILKEKYNSVLATKSKYEKQLMDLEHINRSVNGNLQNVQENNEKLRLSNDKLERRLDEALVSLRHLHSLQENTELEYLRNILYEYLTGSGTHSITLAKVLAAVVKFDEMQTNIVMQKEKERQGLLRQLGLL, encoded by the exons GCTGCAGTCACCTCAGCATCAAGCAGTATTTCAGACATTACAAACAACGATTTATTTTCTATTGGGGACAATG aCAACTCTCAAAGTCGTTCAATCAGAACCCCAACTTCTTTAGTAAGGGCTTCTGAACAAAACATGTTTCAAGACGTTTCTCTTATGCAACCAGCAAGCGGTATGCAAGCAAATACAGAAGAAATTGACTTTCCGCAGAGGCATGATCAAAGC GATGGCCAACATCAGAGACGGCTGTCTAACAGTTCATTTGCCAGCGACGTCTCATTCAGATTACCGAGCTATGAGAGCCCTTCCCTCTACCATTTACAG TCTGACATGGAAGTGTCCGCGAGCGAGGCAGAGGAACGGGGATTTTCAAGTGGCACTGCGAGCCTGGACCGCGTCACCAAAGAGCAACTGTATGCGGCTTACAAGCGGACTCAGCAGAGATACGAAAAATACAGAACACAATATGCCGATCTTGCCCGACATTACAAATTTTTGGAACGAGACAATGCTAAAGCCAGG AGTGTACTGGTAGAAACTCAAGACAAAGCTCTTAGGCGAATATCGGAATTGAGAGAGCAGTGCACCCTCGAGCAAAGTGCTAAG GCGCATTTAGAAAAAGCCCTTCGTTTGGAAATTGatgaaagaaatatgaaaatagaGTCACTGAACACCAAAATTAGTTTCATGCAAAACAATcttgaaaacaaaaatttaccTCAAAATGATTCCAAGAATGAAGACGAAGTTGTCAAAGAGTCTGTAAAAGAATTACAGCTTATAGATTTTTCTGGAACCAATGACAGAAAAACATCAGGCGATGATGGTACAGATgccgtattaaatagtaagaCAGAAAAATTAGAACAGTTAGTGAGCAAATATAAAGAATCATTGAAAcaatcaaaagaaaaaaatgcccAATTAACAACAGAGCTGCATATTTTATCGATTGAagtagaaaacaaaaaaaaagaaaatgagcaACTGAAAGAAAGCACTACGCATCTGACAGAAGCTCGGCAAAAAATTTTGGAACTACAAGAAATTAATGAAGAGtttcaaaataaacttaatacttatgaatttaataaaatgaaagaaaaatctACCCTTGAATTAGATTTACAGAAAGCATTAGAAGAAATAGAAAAGTTGCGTGGTAAGGTCGAAGTATTTAACAAGAGAGAAGAAGAATACGCTATTTCTTTGGCTGAAAATAAGTTAAGCATACACAAAGAATTGGAAACCAAGGAAGCCGAGATAAAATCACTTAAAGATAACTTGACAGCGAGTAAGAATGAAATACAGTCTCTTAATATTGTTGTCACTGACTATAAGACAAAATTGTCTGTAATGgaagatgaaaaaaataagttaaacagTGACGTTAACGATCTAAATTCTCTTAAAACCAAACTTACAGAAAAGGAATCTAAAATTAAAGACTTAGAACAAAAATGTAAATCTTTGGAACAATCTAAAGCTAAAGCGGATGAGGAATATAAGTGTCTCCAATTACAACATAAACAAGAAACAGCAGAAAAACTAGCTATGATTGATAGGAATGTGTATTTAGAGACAAAAAATACGCAATTAGCGGAAGAAAATGCTAAAAAAAGTTTACAAATAATTGAACTAGAAAGCAAACTTCTGAAAAGAGATAACGAATGTAATGAAAACCAAAATATTGAAGAAAGCTCATTTGAACGAAATAAGATTCTCGAAGAGCTTGAATCTTGGCGAAACAAATATTACACCATGGAATCAGAAATTCAAGATGAAAGAGATGAACTAGTTAAGCTTCAGTCTGAAATAGAGAAACTGTTACAAAATCATGAAGTCATACAAAGACAAAACTCGGAATTGCTTGATTCGGTTTCAAAGCTTACCATTGAAAACACAAACTTGAAGCAGAATAAtgacaaaattaacaaaaaatgtttagaactaGCTAATAGCATACAATCACTAAAAGGAACTTTAAGTTTAACATGTGAGGAGGCCAAAttgttgaaaaataataatgaaactaTGATTTTAAATCTCAGTGATAAAATAATAGAATTGACTACTGCCATGAAAGAAAATGAGCTGGGacatcaaattaaatttgataatttaaaacaCGATTACGAAGTTTTGCAAAAGACTCGGGATGAAATTGAGGACAGGTTTAAATCAACTAAAATAGACTTAATTGCGTGTCAAGAGGACAATAATcagttacaaatacaaatacaagctgctatttcagaaaatacaaccattttagaaaaaataaaaatatatgaaaataatCATGAAATTAACTTAAGCGCATTAAGCAAGATAAAAGAAGATAAAACTACCTTATTGTTAAAGATAGACGAATTGGAAAGTCTTAATAAGTCTCTTCAAGATACGATCACCCGCGAGAAAGAGCAAAATTCACCCTTGCACGATAAGCTTCCTTTGTTAGAAAAGGAGCAACAgatattattacaaaaactCAAGTATATTGAAGATGAAAacgataaattaaaaacagcaGTTACAGAGTTGGATGTCGTTAAGGCAGAAAATCAGGAATTactagtaaaaaacaaaatttctgAAGATaaacaagtttatattgaaaaattaGAAGATGACGTCAAGGCCTTATCGCAAGAGAACACTTCATTAAAGAATCAATCACAAAGTATTGCAGTAAACTTGAAGGCATTGGAAGAAGAAATAAGTGATGTGCGGAAGTCTCATGCTGAAATCGAAAGCGAAAAAGATCATTTAAATGCTACAATAAAGAAACTCGAAGAATCCGAAAatgcaaagaaaataaaatcagcTGTAGAGATTCAAACTGATGAGACCAGTTCGACCATAAACTATATTGTAGAGGAAAATAAAATTCTGAAGGATAAGTGTGAACAATTTAAACAAGAAAAAGAAACGTTATATGAAAAATGTATTGgtgttgaaaatgaaaaagataCCCTGCTAACGGATATAGCTACACAAAATTCATATTACAATGAGTTGGACGAAGAAATTAAATCACTGAAACTAACTAATTCCGAacttttgattaaaatatcAGAACTCGAGAGGGTTTGCAATGAATTGAATACAAAAGCCGCAGAAAATATTGAGCTGGCAGATAAATTCACTTCTTTGAAGACAGAATATGATACGCTGAAAAATGAAAACAGACATTTATCTTCAGATATTGAAGGACTTCAGACCTATCTTGCTAAGATATCAAAAGAAAATGGTACTCTGAATGACAAGGTACGGGAATTGATTACTTCAAGTGAACATGTCGATCAAAACCACACCTCTCGTGATTTAAACGAATTGCAAAATGTTAAGTCTGATACAGACAAAATGAACGATTTGCTCAGAGAAAATACCTTACTTGTCGAAGAAAATCTAGAGCTCAAAGACCAACTGCGTTCACAAAATTATGCAGAGACACCTAACAGTAATTCCAAAAGTTTCAATGCTGAATCTGAGCTggatattttaaaagaaaaatacaacagCGTGCTAGCCACAAAAAGCAAATATGAGAAACAGTTGATGGACTTAGAACATATCAATAGGTCTGTCAATGGAAATTTGCAAAACGTGcaagaaaataatgaaaagcTCCGACTTTCCAATGACAAGTTGGAAAGAAGGCTGGACGAAGCTCTTGTTAGTCTAAGGCACTTGCATTCATTACAAGAGAACACCGAATTAGAATATTTGAGAAACATTCTTTACGAATACCTAACCGGCTCTGGAACACATTCCATTACTCTAGCCAAAGTGCTGGCAGCTGTAGTGAAGTTTGATGAAATGCAAACTAACATTGTTATGCAAAAGGAGAAGGAACGCCAAGGCCTG ctacGCCAGCTCGGACTGCTATGA